In Deltaproteobacteria bacterium, one DNA window encodes the following:
- a CDS encoding polysaccharide biosynthesis/export family protein, giving the protein MANNFLRLCSSLILIPVFLTSCVIPQGGSPLEELLDNSGEEGAYKIKANDVLHVEVWGEPKLSGDLAVRDDGKVTMQLINDVNVAGFTAPQVAKAISDKLSKFVPSAYVAVSVVQSAPTRYFLVGKFARPGQYTSAGKITLLQAIATGGGFAPFANENYVTLIRKTAEGEIRYHLDYNRMIDNLEPNPFIKEGDTIVVR; this is encoded by the coding sequence ATGGCTAATAATTTTCTTAGATTGTGCTCATCGTTGATTCTTATACCCGTTTTCTTGACGTCTTGTGTTATCCCTCAGGGCGGAAGTCCTTTGGAGGAGCTACTAGACAATTCGGGTGAAGAGGGTGCGTATAAAATTAAGGCCAACGATGTGCTGCATGTGGAGGTGTGGGGCGAGCCAAAACTTTCTGGTGACTTGGCGGTGAGGGATGATGGCAAGGTCACGATGCAACTGATTAACGATGTCAATGTGGCAGGATTTACTGCCCCGCAAGTAGCGAAGGCGATTTCGGACAAGCTCTCGAAATTCGTTCCATCTGCATACGTGGCTGTATCGGTTGTGCAGAGTGCACCGACTCGTTATTTTTTAGTGGGCAAGTTTGCCCGACCTGGACAGTATACCAGTGCTGGTAAGATTACTCTGCTTCAGGCGATTGCTACTGGTGGTGGTTTTGCGCCCTTTGCTAACGAAAACTACGTCACTCTTATACGCAAAACGGCTGAGGGCGAGATTCGATACCATTTAGACTATAACCGCATGATCGACAATCTCGAACCCAATCCATTTATTAAGGAAGGCGACACTATAGTCGTTCGCTAG
- a CDS encoding tetratricopeptide repeat protein, translating to MQESENYISQQKLEEARIVLLSAIESNPSGAEAHYSLAKVLARQRNFLAAVQSYRTTLELDPAHPEARAQLVSLLLAAGQYELVGSEIDKLATDNPEDENVLLLKATLERKKGNLPASKEILEKLYSTHANNIAVLASLADVCFAEGDYERAKKLLSLAIERDPKNAVVKIALADMHSLKGRFDDAQALIEDAIKLDEKDASLRMYFGNFFLRRGLGHKAVEQYEKVLELDPSNIEALDLVVDYYMSNRQKDKWLKLVDVVVEEDGGLQGMVQYFRARRSEQEQDIEVALGLYMQALEHLPKFSPVFRRVAEIELSMGKRFEAVEHLNQAVKINSADAGARLALARFYLSEKDIDKALEQLDAILRYYPFHLNAHILRADIFVHRKRFDDARKVYELLVSNFMDNPIGYYRLGLLEEQRGDTAAAIRWYKFATLTDRNILPVLRRLARQFIILKGDASGAIEEIRKLKLHSTSSSPEYDFVIASLIMSKQDVSVGDANEARRLLADVIENRPSLVEAYGVLASIDERESDLEKAVSNYQLLLSKKPEHVASWMLLAKLYEKSKNFSQAAEAYRKVLTLNPRHAVAANNLSWLMVENLNGDLNEALRLALVAKELLPEEGAVSDTLAWVYYKRGQGRAGLAFAKEAVELAKSAAYGEDINREILYHLQTIASSVGGEG from the coding sequence GTGCAAGAATCCGAGAACTACATTTCTCAACAAAAGCTTGAGGAGGCGAGGATAGTATTGCTTTCGGCGATTGAGAGTAACCCTAGTGGTGCAGAGGCTCATTATTCTTTGGCTAAGGTATTAGCAAGACAGAGAAATTTCTTAGCCGCCGTCCAAAGTTATCGAACTACATTGGAGCTAGACCCCGCGCATCCCGAGGCGAGAGCTCAGTTAGTGTCATTGTTGCTCGCTGCTGGGCAGTACGAGCTAGTGGGGAGTGAAATCGATAAATTGGCTACTGACAACCCTGAGGATGAAAATGTTCTTTTGCTGAAAGCTACTTTGGAAAGGAAGAAGGGGAACTTGCCAGCATCAAAGGAAATTCTTGAAAAACTTTATAGCACGCATGCTAACAACATTGCCGTTTTGGCTAGCCTGGCAGATGTCTGTTTTGCTGAGGGCGATTATGAACGAGCGAAGAAACTTTTGTCGTTAGCAATCGAACGCGACCCCAAGAACGCAGTGGTAAAGATTGCCTTAGCCGATATGCACTCCCTTAAGGGTAGGTTTGACGACGCTCAGGCGCTTATCGAGGATGCCATTAAGCTAGACGAAAAGGATGCTAGCTTGCGGATGTATTTTGGCAACTTTTTTTTGCGCCGAGGGCTTGGTCACAAAGCAGTGGAGCAATACGAGAAAGTTTTAGAACTAGATCCTAGTAATATCGAAGCTCTGGATCTCGTGGTTGATTACTACATGTCTAATCGCCAGAAAGACAAATGGCTTAAGCTGGTGGACGTGGTTGTGGAAGAAGACGGAGGGCTGCAGGGTATGGTTCAGTACTTTCGGGCGCGCCGGAGCGAGCAGGAGCAGGATATAGAAGTGGCGCTTGGCCTTTATATGCAGGCACTTGAGCATTTGCCGAAGTTCTCACCGGTGTTTAGGCGAGTAGCGGAAATAGAACTATCGATGGGCAAGCGGTTTGAGGCAGTAGAGCATCTCAATCAAGCTGTTAAGATTAATTCTGCTGACGCAGGAGCGCGTTTAGCTCTGGCGCGCTTCTATCTGTCCGAAAAGGATATAGATAAGGCTTTAGAGCAACTTGACGCAATTTTACGCTATTATCCCTTTCACTTAAACGCGCACATTTTGCGCGCCGACATTTTCGTCCACCGAAAGAGGTTTGATGATGCGCGTAAGGTTTACGAGTTGCTGGTGTCCAATTTTATGGATAATCCCATCGGCTACTACAGGCTCGGCCTATTGGAGGAGCAGAGAGGGGATACCGCGGCTGCTATTAGGTGGTATAAGTTTGCAACTTTGACGGACAGGAATATTTTGCCAGTCTTAAGAAGGCTTGCGCGCCAGTTTATTATACTAAAAGGTGATGCAAGTGGCGCGATAGAGGAGATTAGAAAATTAAAACTGCACAGCACAAGCTCAAGTCCCGAATACGATTTTGTTATTGCTTCGCTAATTATGAGCAAGCAGGATGTTTCAGTTGGCGATGCCAATGAGGCGAGGAGATTGCTAGCGGATGTTATCGAAAATAGGCCCAGCTTGGTAGAAGCTTATGGCGTTTTGGCAAGTATTGATGAGCGCGAATCCGATTTAGAAAAAGCAGTTAGCAATTACCAGCTCTTGCTTAGCAAAAAGCCTGAGCATGTGGCCTCATGGATGTTGTTGGCGAAACTTTATGAAAAGTCAAAAAATTTCAGCCAAGCTGCTGAGGCGTATAGGAAAGTGTTAACACTTAATCCTCGCCATGCCGTTGCTGCTAATAATTTGTCCTGGCTAATGGTGGAAAACCTAAATGGAGACCTGAACGAAGCCTTGCGCTTGGCCCTCGTTGCAAAAGAGTTACTACCTGAGGAAGGCGCCGTTTCCGATACCCTTGCCTGGGTTTACTACAAGAGAGGGCAGGGTAGGGCTGGCTTGGCATTTGCAAAAGAGGCGGTGGAACTGGCAAAAAGCGCTGCGTATGGGGAAGACATAAATAGAGAAATATTATATCATTTGCAGACAATAGCATCTTCAGTTGGCGGCGAGGGCTAG